The genomic interval CAGCAGCCCGACTCCAAGCAGGAGAAGGCGGACATCTTGGAGATGGCCGTGGCCTATCTGAGAGgctggcagcagcagaagcCGTCCAGCCTGACATCCGGCTTGATGACGGCCGGCGATGGCTACTCCCGGTGCGTGCAGGAGGCCGTCAGCTTCCTGTCCCACTGCGAGGTCCAGACCCAGACCCACAGCAGGCTGCTCAGCCACTTCCAGGGTCTGCAGGCATCCAGCAAGACCAGCCACAGTCCCTCCACCCTCTCCCCTCCTGGCTCTCCGCTCCATCAGGTCAACTCCAGCAAGGGTGTGAGCCAGGCCAGTGGTGCTCTGTGGAGGCCCTGGTAGGGTGGAGACAGCTTCACTTCCACGCAGAGAAAGAGAACTATGTCTATGAACGTCATGGACAGAAAGTTAAGACTCACTGAAGTCTGTTTCCTTTTGCTTCGGCAGGAGATTCAATATTGTTGAGTTTTATACTTATGGAGAAATGGGCACCATGTGCCAGTGTTCCTGGTGAAGGACTGAAATGATTCAGGTTTTACTGAATGTGTACACCATGTCTATACACATCATACACAGTGTTTGCCCTGTGATTGTGTTAATTGTTCCTGTGGGgaaaaacaacttgttttgtttgttttgcaaacGTCACTGAATGATCCTGTTCTAACACCCATGTTGGGTTAAAGTATTGACGTGTCTGAGACACTGTTTGATTCATGTGTTTATACGACTGTCTATCTCTGATACTGAGTATCGCTGACTGATACATTTCACCAGCTTGGTGCTGATGAATCAAAAACATCCCATAAATGGATCCCATGGATCCACTTTTACTGTAAATCTTATTATGATTATACTTGATTTTGACTACATGTAACCATTATTTGGCTGATGTGTGAAGGAGAGTTACTGTTGGACTGTTAACTGTTCAGTTGTGATGTTGAATACAGATGTTTTTTCATCTTCAAATGAATACCTTTTATAAAGGCATTTTATGTTGACATCAATCTTTGCCAAAAGAATCTGGTGAATTACTTCCTTGAGAAGTTTATCTTTGAAAGAAATAAATGGAAAACTTCACATGAAGTTTTGAAAACTTAAACaatctttgtgttttcacttttgACAATGTTCATATAAcatcacacatacaaactaCAGCTTATGTGTCAGTAACTACattaatgactgaatgaataatCAATTCCTGTGTGTAGGAGAGCCGGTGGAGTTTGTGTTGGGTTCGTAAATATCTCCATTAGGGATTACACACTTAAATCCACCTCACACAGACAGTTTATCAGCACAACATTTAACTACAAGCAGCTTCACAGTTGTGCCTCACTCAAGGGAACAACAGCAAAGAAATCACAGTTTGACTCCTGTGGCACTTTGTTTGGGCAATGCTAAAAAAGCACTTGTCCCATAGTGACATGTCACATAGCTTACTCTACCTCCACACGGTCACTTTGTTTGTTGCATTTAGGCTCCACAGGTTTACACGCATTGTATTGTTGGGTTGTTGGGAAGAATGATTTCCAGATTTGGAGAAGATAAGAGGGACCATTCATACAACTGCAATTAAGTGTGTGCTGCTCCTGATGTAAAGGTTAATGCAGACTTAATTTAAAAGATTAGAGATTGAGTCATTCTTCAGTAGACTTGTGCAAAAGTGAACCAAATTATATTTATTCTGGTTCCAAGCAAAGGCAACGTAATAATATCTACCCTCTCAGGTTTATTAGAACCAGTGGAGCTGAACATTAAACTGCATTTGAATTtaagaaataaatgtgttttgatatGCACTAATTTGTTTAGTATGtgtaaatgtctgttttctgcTGTATAATATTTTGTGCCTCAGTATTTTTCCACAgggatcattaaagtttcatcttATCTGACCTCGCTGGTGCACaggtggttaaaaaaaaaaaaaaaaaaaaaaaagaaccggGGTGTGGTGACACCCCCACACATTACATGCCCCACTTCTGTTGTGGTGGTCGGGGCATGCTGTCTAGTGCTTGAGTTATATCTCAAGTGCCACAAAAGTCTTTCACAACTATTTTGTGTGTGCAGAAGTTGTGGAGAATGCGGCATGCCCTGCCTGGGACTTTCTCAGGGTCTCGTTGGCCAGGCCAGATGGTCTGGCTGAAGCTGGCTCCCCTCCCCCTTCAACAGGAGATCAAACACCATAGCTAATGTGATGTGTAACAAGACACACTTCTATTGTTCCCGTCTCGGGGCCAGTGAATAGGCGCAGAGTGTGGGAAACGGGAGATACCACACTCACAGAGAGATGGCTGACGGGAAGCCGCTCTGCACTGCCGCGGGTCTGAGCGAGGGCCGAGCCTTTATGGCAGGAATTCAGAGCTCTCAGGCTGCTAGTGGGAGGGGAACTCgtcttcacacacacttgtagACAAAGACCCCCAGCAACCGTGTAGGGCACACTAACTTTTCAGAGGAGgcacaaactcacacaaacaTGCGGACAATGAAATCAATGGAGAGGACAGATAATAAAGCCGAGCATGGACGGGACTTGACAGATTGGCAGTTGCTACTGTGCTTTCAAATGCTGCGGTGATGACAAAAGAGATACAGACATGAATTAAGAGACGGAGATGTTTTCTTAGACATACGTAGATACGCAGATGAAGAGCAAACAAGTAGCGCTGCTTACATAGAAAACTACCTACCTTTAAAGCGCTCACTGTGACAGCAAATATCAACAGGTCACAAACATGCTCAGAAGGCCCCCACAGGGAATGCGTATATACATTGAAACGTAATCCCTACAGCTCCTTGAAATACCCCCCACTTCGATTGTTTTCACAAAGTACCCAAAtatcatacttgagtaaaagtaaagacactGTGTTAAACTATCACTTTGGTAAAAGGGGAAGTCATCCAtacaaatagtacttgagtaaaagtcttaaagtgtcTTATATCAAATGTTCTGAAGTAGTCAAATGATTTTATTCCGGTTATAAACGTAATGTAGTAATGTTCTTCTCTTTATatgtattcagcatttttctgattgtaggaatcagtattttttttcttatccaaTTGCCAATCAAACAAATACCTTTAGAAAATATCCTACATTGGCTCTGATACATATGTACGCTGCAAAGTAGCTTTAGTATATAAAGTAATTGGATAACTGTAGTGAGTAAAAAGAGAATTTTTGGAGTGGATGTATAATATaccagaaaaaataaaaaaaaacccttaaaatTGTTAATTGTGTTCCTtgaatacagtaaaataaatacagtacttCCTACCCATcactaaaacaaatacaagGTGTTTCTTGCCTGTAATAAGTTAAAGAAGATCTGTCACTAGAACTAGTGGAAATAGTTTAAAAGTAATGAGACAGTTTGACTACAAATTAGACAAATTTACTGATATGAATCTTTTTGCAGTAAAATGTTGCCAGTGTGGACACTCTCTGCTTTTCTTAACTTGGGTAACATATTTGCGTGGAGGACTTGGCATGGAGTGTTTCTGTTGTGGCATTTCTACTTTGACTTAATTAAAACTTTGGAGTTCTTCTTTTAGCATTGAAGAAGGGGTCTGAAACCTTAAATTAAAAGAGTCAACACAGACTAAAGGCAGACAGGCTCCTCTGTGCCAGGCAGCCAAGCCAGTTGACTTGATTTTTCCCAGATGGGCCGGGACACAGACTTTCTGTTTGTCCTGCAACAAAAGATCAATTAACATTCCCAGTGGAGCATTGAGGAGCGGCATGGCTTTTGTAGCTCATTTACCCTGATGTTGGGGACTGGTGGGAAACTGGGGAGACGGGACTACTCACACTGCACCCACAAGGCCGGCTTCACATCTGGGGCCAGCCAGTGATGGAGGCCCTCAGAGGCACTCTGCCAGCCCGCTCGTAATGCCATTAACTTGACACTAATTTGACACAGTTCATTTACAACAGGGTCTGCAGACCCCTCGGAGGGAAGCAAGACAAGAGCTTAGAGGGTTTCGTACAGTGTTTAAGCGGAACTTGGTGACGAATATGTGACTAGAAACAATAATCTAAATATGATCTcaccacacacagctgagcaTCCAGGTCTGACTGAAAATCCATGGAAACTAATCACctgaaatcaaaaacacatgatctgattttatatatatatatatatatatatatatatatatatatatatatatatatacatatatataaaatcagatcatgtgtttttgattatatatatatatatatatatatatatatatatatatatatatataaatatatataaaataaatgataaactaATGAATTTTACTAATGCTATCATAATGttacatctatctatctatctatctatctatcgtaCACGTATGACCCCACTTACGTTGTTCTGCGTGAACTCGGgtgtaaataaattattaaaatgcTCTTAACGAGGAAACAAACTGAATCAAAAAGTCACGCTGTGTGTCATTAGGTGCGCACGAGACCTTTTAGCCCTGCCTCTGCACCGCACGCGGCCGAGAGCGTGCGCCACTCCACTCGCCTGCTTTCACACCTGCCAGGAGCCGAGTCCGCCTCAGATCATCGGCAGCGTGCCTCTCCTCAGATCCCTGCAGTCTGTCTTCACACATGACTCCCGTGATGGAAAAAGTGGAGCagcagttggaaaaaaaaaagcaacaggtGGGAAATGAAACCTTCAGCCAGCTGACGTCACTCTTTGACGAtgatgacccccccccccccccccccccccccactctttCAGCTTTATGCTGCTCATTCATTTAAATAGTTAAACATATACACTTTATTTAGCCtttatttacactttatttaagtgtggtgagtgtgtgacaacaaaaaaagaaaagaaaaaaaaaagaaaagaggaacattttatttccatgtGTCCAAATGCTCCTGTGTTGAAAGCACCAAAATGCTGTCTGGAGGAAGGGAGACTTCCtttgaagagaaaataaaagcctccagcttatattgttttattacaGAGAAGCATTTGGCCCTTAATTGCAGTAACCCCCCTTTGAAGATGCTCTCTTTCCTGTGCCTCCCTTCCCTCTATTTTACCTCTAAAACAATTTAACTCTGACCTTCAGTCTGTGATGAATTCTCAGATGACTCTGATAAAGTGTTTATTACCTGTTGCTTATCTTGGGAAACATGCCTCACACAGATAAATGCTCTGTGAGTTATTGACGTGTCTTCCATTGTTGTGCTGGGAGTCCCACTGGTAGGAGTGTGGGAACCCCAGCCCTGCCTGAGCCACATGGCTTTGTTATGTTAATGACTGGGTATAAAATGAGGGAGCAGCTCCCCCATAGACATCAGAGCTAACACTGCCGtccagaagaagctgctcaCTTCACCTGCACAGACATGGCTCCCTGCTCCACCAACTTCTCCTCTGTTCACCACATCAGGATCTCTGAGAGAGATAACATCAAAGTGAGTACAGGAGGGCATACTGAGGCCTTTGCATCGTGCAGCACAGATGTCTGATTGTTtattgttggatttgaatcatGAGCTCACCTGCCTGTCTCTTCTCCCACAGTTGAGAAAACCCCTCGTGGAGAAAATGCGCAGAGATCGCATCAACACTTGCATCGAGCAGCTCAAGACGATCCTGGAGAAGGAGTTCCACAAGCAGGAGCCCAACTCCAAGCTGGAGAAAGCCGACATCCTGGAGATGACTGTGAGCTTCCtgaggcagcagctgcagccaggACTCCGTCACAGCACAGACTACAACCAAGGCTACTCTCACTGCTGGAGGGACTCTGTGCACTTCCTCTCTGCAGGATCCAACACAGAGGCCTCCGCCACTCCTCTGCACGgcctccagcagcaggagaagcagcaccatcaggcCCAGAGAACCAGCAGCCTCTCCACAGTTTGCTCCACCCTCAGGCCCACCACGCtgcaggacagcagcagcagcagaggcccCGTGTGGAGGCCCTGGTAGAGACTCTGACACTCAGACTCTGTGAGACCTGAGGGGAGCTGCTCTCTCCCTCACTATGTAGGAAATATGTTTCCAGCCTGCTTGTTATCGGTGGGTTTCTTTATTGTCTCATCACATTGATGGACAAGTAGTAAAAGCGAAGGCTCTCACCTTTTTGAAGATTGTCCTGCTTTGACTTTGATTCACACCCGATGTTTGcttttcctctgtgtttaaagctgGTTGATTTTGAGTGATGACGGTTTGGTCAAATCTTTTGAAATGACTGTTTACTCCAGTGGAGTTTATCTTTGGACTGCTCGATGTAACAGTATATGTATCTGACATACTGAGTTATACTGAGAATATTTCTCTTCTGTGTTGAATTATCTATGCCAAAtttgaagatgatgatgatgttggtgtgtgtgtgtgtgtgtgtgtgtgtgtgtgtgtgtgtgtgtgtgtgtgcgcgcgcgtgcttgtgtgtgtgtgtgtttgtgtgtttgtgtgagcgaACACAGTTGGATCTCCATATTAACATTTTTTGATGGGATGTCTTTATTACTGCTTTGCTATCACACTTTTTGGCTCTTAAACGTTTGTATGACAATTAACAATAAAAAGTTACAATcaaaaaaaacctgctgattccacattgattttatttatgaatGAACTTAgtataaaaacatgtattttttatagAGAATTTAAAAAGATGACTTTTCTTTTAAGATAAAGGTAATGTTCATGGCAGTGTCttttggggacattttcatGAATGTCTGCTTTAAGGTCTTttagaggtcaaaggtcatgtCATGGTTGGACTAgtgctgtgttccgatatccatacttccatgagtacacttaaacgtagtacactatccacacttactaagtacgcagatttcagcaggtgagtattgttccaaatctaatactctgtggtgcacttaccggaaattacgaTCGCGCCAGCCGCCGCGGCTCGTTGCCCgccaaaaacatcccgctttgaacggtgaacatAAGACATCTACGGCTTTACTTTTTATGTatatggctccgctgcaggcgctgttgtctcagaagctatttaaaaaaaaaaatcagagcgGAGCGCATCtgcctggctccgcttcttccgctacgtagacaagatggcggccgttgagtgcgcaaagtgtacatcgttgcacactcaacgattttgccgttatgagtgcaacatccgggtcctttaagtacacttcttttcacCGCGATCGATATCGGAACACCCAACGTACTtaaactaagtatagtaagtacggaaagtatggatattggaacacggCATAGGACACAATCGACATCAGGATGctttcatacatacataaaacTTAAGTTCATAGTTATCATTTGCACTGAGGACGCTGGGTACATGTCCCCTCAACTTTGTGAAATTACCAGTTTTGTCCCCATCACCAAAAGCATAATTGGTTATAAATGAACGAATTGCTTGTGGCCAAGAACAATTTTGAGGCACAATTATATAATTGTTCCCCGCTCTAATCATCAACTGTAACTCCATGCGATCCCCTCGTAACTTTGCCCAAaatcacatttacataaaacatttttggaaagttTGGAAGTCAAAGGTTGATCTCAGACTATAATGCTCCCTTTGATTTAAGCTTTATAAAGGCCAACATGAGGAAACAGGacagtgtttattttaattattctaATTCAGAGCTCAATTATAAGAAACAGATGTACACAAGACATCAGCAAAGTGTTGAACCCTGTAGACAAATAATAGTttagactgaaaacaaaagggCAGTTTAACATGGAGGAAAGTATCAGTTGGTATTAACTGATTCAGACATGGAAATGTGAATTTTAGCTGCAGTAAGAACAACATCAAATGTCTAAAAATTAAACCTTGTCACCATTTCATCATAAAAGTTATAATTAAAGAAGCTTATACTTATTTTTTCAGTATATCTGGTTTATTAGATAGTGAGagctggagacagacagacagggcaGGGGAGGGAGAATGGAGGACATGCAGTGAAGAGCCCAGGTCAGACTTCACCCCAGGGTGCTGCTGTAAGGACTCAGCCTTGATACATGGTATACGCTCTGCCAGGTGAGCTACCCGGGTGCCCCCTTTGTTCCTTTATTAAAGGTAAATAAGTCACTATAAACATGCTCCATAAACAATGCTAGTTTCAAACAACTGTGACATACACTTTTAACTTCAAAACAAGTTACATCTCACACAATCAATATATTTGCAAttgcaacaaaacactgataatAACTTCACTGTGAAGTATGAGCATACTGTGATATCATAGGTATATTCTCATCAATgtgataaaacattaaaaacattcagtaaaaacattaatgaGCAGGCTGGAAACATATTTCCTACACAGTGAGGGAGAGAGCAGCTCCCCTCAGGTCTCACAGAGTCTGAGTCTCTACCAGGGCCTCCACACGgggcctctgctgctgctgttgtcctGCAGCGTGGTGGGCCTGAGGGTGGAGCAAACTGTGGAGAAGCTTCTTGTTCTCTGGgcctgatggtgctgcttcactTGCTGAGGAGTGACGGACTTATTCCAGCAGTGAGAGTAGCCTTGGTTGTAGTCTGTGCTGTGACGGAGTCccggctgcagctgctgcctcaGGAAGCTAACAGTCATCTCCAGGATGTCGGCTTTCTCCAGCTTGGAGTTGGGCTCCTGCTTGTGGAACTCCTTCTCCAGGATCGTCTTGAGCTGCTCGAAGCAAGTGTTGATGCGATCTCTGCGCATTTTCTCCACGAGGGGTTTTCTCAACTGTGGGAGAAGAGACAGGCAGGTGAGCTCATGATTCAAATTCAACGATAAACAATCAGACATCTGTGCTGCACGATGCAAAAGCCTCAGTATGCCCTCCTGTACTCACTTTGATGTTATCTCTCTCAGAGATCCTGATGTGGTGAACAGAGGAGAAGTTGGTGGAGCAGGGAGCCATGTCTGTGCAGGTGAAGtgagcagcttcttctggaCGCCACTGTTTGTTCTGATGTTACTGGAGGAGCCACCCTTCATTTTATAGTGCGTTATTAGCATAACAAGCCCATGTGACTCAGGCAGGGCTGGGTTTCTAACAATTAGGCAAACACCAATAACAGAGCAGTGAAGCAAtcacaggctgagcaggagagATAAAACCATTCCCATCACACTGAGGATGGTCTGCTGTCAGTCTCTTATCTGCTGCTGTTGGTTATCTCACACTCCAGTCACACAGGGGAACACAGGATGAATCTCCTGATGGTCGCCCAGGGAATAATTAAACAGGGTTCAATGCACTGATAGTATCCAGGGAAAAGGCACTGAAAGTACGCATGTAATTATAAATTAGATTGCTACTGCAGAACTGAGACATTTTGTTAGTATGACATTATTTACAATTAAATTTACAATTTTAGATATTTTAGATTTCTACGCATCTTGTCCTTGATAAATCTCTGTTACAAGTCACAGTTTCACAAAAACTTAAGTCTGGCTTTGAGTTCTTGACTTATTTTGCAGACAGTTttactgaaataaacaacaatttccACTCTGTTGACATGCACATTTACTGTTATCTTGACTGTGATTTGTTGAATTTGGAGCAATGACGTGGGCACAAATGAGACTACTAGAGACTGAGCGAATGAGTTCATATGTAtcttcatttcttttaaatttgttGTCTGTATGAGACATCTGGGCTGTCTCCCTGTCATTTTTTGGAGCCCTACTGTATCCGTCAGATCAACCAAACCCCTCACAATACTGATCACGGAATGTTGGAGAACAATCAGGCTTTTCTATTTCCACACATGTGATGATGAATATTAATTTCCCTACATGCAGTGGATCAAAAAGCTTGTCAAACAACTCTCCTGAGATCTTCCCCGCAGCACCTTGCTCTGGTCCTTGGTGTGCTGACAATAAAGCTCCTGCTTGTTCACCCGTGGCACACTTCTATTGTTGACTGAGGGTATTAAGCCGTGAGTGGACGGAGAGGACTGTGGGAAAACCAAGCTCGGACTCTACTCACACATCTACTGGTCAATAGCGCTGACCTCCCAGCCACAAAAGGCCTTTTCATCTCTCCTCTCAAACAACAGCCAacagcagcactgtgtgtgtgtgtgtgtgtgtgagtgtggttgcacatacacacagacaccaaaACTGGCCAATtgtgcttttttatttattaatatgcAATGAGATGTTACGTCATGCTGAAAAACTGgtactttttctttctgtgaccAGCTGCCACTTGTTGTCAAATCCCTGGAAATATGAGCTTATCTCTTGGATGACCCAATTATATAAATATCTGATAATTAGAAACCATTTATTAACTATGAGCAATAAAATTACATATTAAAGGTCAGTTAATCAAATCTCATAATCTCAACGACTTTCTTTCATCCAACACATAGAACACTTTAATTGTCTTAATGTATGTATAATTAATTCATTGATTCGTTATCACAAAGCATAattaaagcgtcagtatttgtgACAGTTCCTTGTGTGGCTGCCAGGGGGCGCTGTTGATTCTCTACAGCAgcaacactttgttttgttgtagtGGTTGTATCTAGTATAAAGTGGTAGAAATGTCAGATTTAGTCCTGTTGGTGTTAGCTTATGTTGGAATGCAAtgagacaaaaatgaaaaaggtgCACTAGGTTGTTaggaggaagacattttaagagaAGAGACCACCACCTTTCTCGTCTAAACAGCACTTTGGAAACCTTATTCCCCTCGAGGAAGGCttgtttatatgaaaatatatcaaataactGTATCTTTCTgactttgtattattaccttattaatattgaaAATAGTAACTTTGTGATTGGGATTTTTTCTGCCCCAAAAGTACACAGTGTacctttaaatatatatatatatattttttgttgaaaatacTTTTTGAATGGACCTTTTCCCTAGGCAGACATTTTATCATGTGACAATAGGTGTAAATGATAAAACCCTGATTGTATTGTGCACATGTTTACTTACCCAGTGACCCAGTTTATATTCTTATCCTGGTTTTTCTCTTGATTCAGGATGTGATGTTTTCTTAGAACAAAGGAAACCCGGATCGTCATCGCCgtataaagttattattattattatataacatTATCCAGGTTTCTgatcatctgtgtttttttgtcttgatttCTCACCATCTCAGCCACTACGATCTGCGCCAATAAAGACTTATCAAAAGGAAGATCTGTAGTTTACATGCCATGTTTTTCATGCCTCACATGGTCATTTAAATTTCATCATTAATCCGTTGTGATAGCTCCAAGATGAGGTCAAATGAATTCTACAAACATCCAGACTCAGATGAAGTTTATTTAGACGTTTAAAGACTCAAGGATCTAGactgttgaagtgtccttgtaCACTTTACTACTTACACTCAGCTGTTAGATACATTTAAAAGTCAAGCTGAACCTGTCTTGTTCCTAATATTTCACCTGCTACACCTGCATCATTACACCTCAACTACTTCTCATCAACTGACATAATCACAAGCTTCATTTCTGGCTCATGGTATACATCTGAATGCAATTCTGGAAATGGGCAGTTGTGTTCATTTCCGGCTTCAAGACAATGATATAAATTTTGGGCAGGAAGTAGCCCCAGAAGAAGGCCAGGACACTGAAGAGTATGGCAAACACGTATGCAGCTATGGTGAAGGGGCCCCTGCTGATGAGGTAGAGAGTGAAGAAGCTCATCCAGGAGATCATGTACACCATGAGGCTGAAGGTGATACTCTTGGCCTCGTTGTAGTTGGCTGGCAGGTCTTTGCCCATGTAGCtgaaagagaagcagaggaTGCTGAGCAGTGCTACATAACCGAGCTCAATAGCTGAACCAGGTGAGAGGGTGTTACTGCACTCCAGCACAATGCTGTCGTGGTAGAAGTCGAGATCCTGGCTGGGCTTGGGAGGGTTGAGGGCCACACGGAACACAGATATAACCAAGAGGGTGGCAGACACAAGGAAAATGGTGATCTCTGGCCCACTCTTCTTGGCCCACTTGTCATAGGCCGGCGGCAGCTTGGACGCAAATCTAAAAATGCAGACGACCTGGAGGGAGCGCACAGTGATGCAGGCCAGGCACACAGTGAAGCTAAACATGAATAGTGGCTGCTTGAGGATGCAGGCCAGAGGCGACGGCTGGCCAAAATGGCACAAAGAGCTCATGGCAGCGGCAGTCAGAGCTGCCAGCATCAGGAGGCAGGTGCGGCCTCCGGCGGACTTGGCCACCGGCGTGTTCAGGTTGAGCAGGAGGATTACTGCAGAGCTGGAGGTCATGAGAAGACAGCTGGCCAGAAAGAAGAGCAGTGCGATGGCGAGGGGGTCGTCCCAGGCGAGCAGCAGGACGGTCCTTTTCAGACACTGAACGCTGCTCGGGGGAGCCCACTCCTCTGACTGACACTGCTGGCATGTAGTGGGAtctgtggaagaggaagagTAGAGGAAAAACGAGGAAAACAGGGATGTAAAAGCTGGGCTGGGTTTTTTGTTCAGGTTGATAGAGTTaaaatttaaagggacagttcacctcaaaatcaaaaacacatattttcctCTACCTGTGGCACCATTtttccatctagattgttttggtgagTTGATAAGTTTTGAGATATCAACtacagagatgtctgccttctctccatATAACAGAAGAAGGTGGCAgtgaaatgtgcaaaaaaataacatttgaaaaactggACAGCAATGTCTCCTTCAGGAAGTCATGAACTGTGGATTATCTTCAGTAACCAGATCACTTTGAGTCCCACAAGGTGTGTAGCGTggcatctagttccattatttttaaaagaaggCTGACACCTCTTCAGCCAATATCTCTAAATCCCTgcagctcacaccaaaacaacgAGATGGATACATTTTTAGGGGTGGCtctggctcaggggtagagccatcTTCTTGCTATCGATAGGTTGGTAGTTCAGTtctcctggtctgcatgtcgaggTGTCCTTTGGCAAGATACTGATTCCCAAATTACTCCTCATGTTCTGGTTGGTACCttgcagccaccgccatcagtatATGAATGTATACTGTTAGTCAGTgcttggacaaaagcatctacTAAATGTAAATAGCACTACAGCTAAAACGaaagacatttattttagatttttttgagtgaactgtccctttgaCATTAGTGAGTGATCAAGGTGAAATGTTTTGGTCCAgaaatggaaacacacagcagcGTGTTCTGGCCATTTGTCACATGATGTTAAGCACAGTGATCCCATTCAAGAAAGCGTTTAACGTCCCTGTGGTGCCTGAATCAGAAAATAGTGTGAGTATGTAGCACCACCTTCTGGTCTACTCCGCACACACCGGCTGGAAAATACTGCTGTGATTGGGGGGGTTTTATGATTTCAACATTTACAGGTTACAGCATATGATTCTCAATCTTTAAAaattcattctctctctgttttggtCTTTGAATATGTTTCTGGTGCTCTAGctcgtctctgtgtgtcctcatgTTACCGCTCAGATTAAGAAACGTAGCAGCAGGACAGGGCAGGCAGTCGAAGCAGCAAGTGTGTTGGCCTGTCAGCAGCTTCCTGTGTCCACTTGGGCAAGGCGGAGAGCAGATGGACTGTGGCACCTAGACACAAACAGCAGGGTATAAAAGGATATACATAACTTT from Sparus aurata chromosome 7, fSpaAur1.1, whole genome shotgun sequence carries:
- the her12 gene encoding hairy-related 12, whose protein sequence is MAPCSTNFSSVHHIRISERDNIKLRKPLVEKMRRDRINTCIEQLKTILEKEFHKQEPNSKLEKADILEMTVSFLRQQLQPGLRHSTDYNQGYSHCWRDSVHFLSAGSNTEASATPLHGLQQQEKQHHQAQRTSSLSTVCSTLRPTTLQDSSSSRGPVWRPW
- the LOC115585483 gene encoding transcription factor HES-5-like; the protein is MAPCSTNFSSVHHIRISERDNIKLRKPLVEKMRRDRINTCFEQLKTILEKEFHKQEPNSKLEKADILEMTVSFLRQQLQPGLRHSTDYNQGYSHCWNKSVTPQQVKQHHQAQRTRSFSTVCSTLRPTTLQDNSSSRGPVWRPW